In a genomic window of Jaculus jaculus isolate mJacJac1 chromosome 8, mJacJac1.mat.Y.cur, whole genome shotgun sequence:
- the Trim40 gene encoding E3 ubiquitin ligase TRIM40, translating into MVSLNKDTQDEGMCPFCLESLKEAVSLDCRHLCCRVCLTQYVENALASGVLSCPLCRKPFSEGVLGEGYICHSHQKRVCRFCELSRCLLCVECLKCPEHQSHPELTIENAISHYKERLSRRGRKLRKEIWELQQLKAQEEEMLRALQVDWGDQKLEAELQSQHQTNGKLGALPQQQLDQREDLKADVARILDLSEAIMQFRVLVADLEKMAKELDASTLKDASDLLNRSAPQKFDRFLSLFPSTGPAPHIASSGQRSSGHIPTAVS; encoded by the exons ATGGTCTCTCTGAACAAGGACACTCAGGATGAGGGTATGTGCCCCTTCTGCCTGGAGAGCCTGAAGGAGGCTGTGAGCCTTGACTGCAGACACCTCTGCTGCCGCGTGTGCCTGACCCAGTATGTGGAGAATGCCTTAGCCTCGGGGGTCCTCAGCTGCCCTCTCTGCAGGAAGCCATTTTCTGAAGGGGTCCTGGGAGAAGGTTACATCTGCCACAGCCACCAGAAGAGAGTGTGCAGGTTCTGTGAACTCAGCAGATGTCTTCTGTGTGTGGAATGCCTGAAGTGTCCTGAACACCAGTCTCATCCTGAGCTTACCATTGAAAACGCCATCAGCCACTACAAG GAACGACTCAGCCGCCGGGGCAGGAAGCTCAGGAAGGAAATTTGGGAGCTTCAGCAGCTTAAGGCTCAGGAAGAGGAGATGCTGCGGGCTCTGCAG GTAGATTGGGGAGACCAGAAGCTGGAGGCTGAGCTGCAGAGCCAGCACCAAACCAATGGGAAACTGGGGGCCCTTCCTCAGCAGCAGCTGGACCAGCGGGAGGACCTGAAAGCAGATGTGGCTAGGATCCTTGACCTGTCTGAAGCAATAATGCAATTCAGAGTCCTGGTAGCTGATCTGGAGAAGATGGCCAAGGAGCTGGATGCCAGCACTCTGAAG gatGCCAGTGACTTACTGAACAG GAGTGCTCCACAGAAATTTGACAGAttcctctcactctttccctcaaCTGGTCCAGCCCCTCATATTGCATCATCAGGCCAACGATCTTCTGGACACATCCCCACAGCTGTCAGCTGA
- the LOC101616700 gene encoding cyclin-dependent kinase 2-associated protein 1-like — protein MASTTPPPAFSRGLLKARQLQTRCLSWKQIWSDLQGTVRGRPAGAGGTPYEPTAHVPAAALNAGSVHSPSTSVATSSQYRQLLSDYGPPLLGYTQGTRNSQVPQSKYAELLAIIEELGKEIRPAYAGSKSAMERLKRGILHAPGLVRECLAETERNARS, from the exons ATGGCCTCCACCACACCTCCACCAGCCTTCTCACGGGGTCTTCTGAAGGCCCGGCAGCTCCAGACGCGATGCCTTAGTTGGAAGCAGATCTGGAGCGACCTACAGGGCACAG TGCGCGGGCGCCCGGCCGGGGCTGGGGGGACGCCTTACGAGCCGACCGCGCACGTGCCCGCCGCCGCCCTCAACGCCGGAAGCGTCCACTCGCCTTCCACTAGCGTGGCGACATCCTCCCAGTACCGTCAGCTGTTGAGTGACTATGGGCCACCATTGTTAGGCTATACCCAGGGAACCCGGAACAGCCAGGTGCCTCAGAGCAAATATGCCGAGCTGCTAGCCATCATTGAGGAACTGGGAAAGGAGATCAGACCCGCATATGCAGGGAGCAAGAGTGCCATGGAGCGGCTCAAACGGGGCATCCTCCACGCCCCAGGGCTGGTTCGGGAGTGCTTGGCTGAGACAGAACGCAATGCCAGGTCCTAG